Proteins found in one Quercus robur chromosome 2, dhQueRobu3.1, whole genome shotgun sequence genomic segment:
- the LOC126707581 gene encoding uncharacterized protein LOC126707581 isoform X2, whose product MSCSTPRTKDFMRIEDSNSDVEFITEKNRTNPDTSYDMSQTICLFKKYLTRFQQNKRKSNVEESEVFKRRTSRPLLPPKFGSNLNRPASLLEQALLPVLRTDSLQSNSLDGRSSTSQLTIFYNGAINVYDNVSVDRAQAIMLLAGNQSCLSKPVVTEMPKTEEFQWQEGFPSNVFLKSAEKG is encoded by the exons ATGTCTTGCAGCACTCCTAGAACAAAGGATTTCATGAGAATAGAAGATTCAAACTCAGATGTTGAATTCATCACTGAAAAAAATAGGACCAACCCAGATACATCATATGACATGTCTCAAACTATTtgcttgtttaaaaaatatctcACCAGATTTCAACAGAACAAACGAAAATCAAACGTGGAAGAGTCAGAAGTCTTCAAGAGGCGAACTTCACGCCCTTTATTGCCACCTAAatttggttctaatttgaatcgaCCTGCTTCTTTACTAGAACAAGCATTACTTCCGGTACTtag GACTGATTCATTACAATCAAATTCTCTGGATGGGAGGTCTTCAACATCACAACTCACTATATTCTACAATGGAGCTATTAATGTCTATGACAATGTTTCTGTTGACAGG GCCCAAGCAATTATGCTCCTTGCTGGTAATCAAAGCTGTTTGTCAAAACCTGTTGTCACAGAAATGCCAAAAACAGAA GAATTCCAATGGCAAGAAGGTTTTCCATCCAATGTTTTCTTGAAAAGCGCAGAGAAAG GGTAA
- the LOC126715960 gene encoding ion channel DMI1-like isoform X3 codes for MSKSNGEEEDSLPPNHRTNATPNSKPPSSSSDGLDRSSSFSSSISDQDYVCRSFFGANPNRSRVHIKPRNDISNRDSDSETDKLLVISQIVARRIRRFNHSLILYLLSFTCIVSVPYAAYLQNRVAKLQEGKTNLCCLCGDNYICNGSIPHFGNAASRTVALYTVVFTIFMPFLFFKYLDRLPPIKRLSESTKISKEEVPLKKRVAYMVDVCFSIYPYAKLLALLFATIFLIGFGGLALYAVSESSFTEALWLAWTFVADAGNHADRVGIGPRIVSVSISAGGMLIFAMILGLVSDAISGKVDSLRKGKSEVIERDHVLILGWSEKLGPLLKQLAIANKSIGGGVVVVLAERDKEEMEIDIAKLEFDFMGTSVICRSGSPLILADLKKVSVSKARAIIVLVSHENSDLSDARALRVVLSLTGVKEGLRGHVVVEMSDIDNEPLVKLVGGDLIETVVAHDVIGRLMIQCALQPGLAQIWENILGFENAEFYIKRWPELDGLHFKDVLISFPDAVPCGIKVAAEGGKIAINPDDDYVLKKGDEVLVIAEDDDTYAPNRLPEVRKGLFPKIADPPKYPECILFCGWRRDIDDMIMVLEACLAPGSQLWMFNEVPEKEREKKLADGGLDVSRLENIELVHHEGNAVIRRHLENLPLEKFDSMNCWRTLLCKLIHDLLPLFFLYEIYSQSVFNTKIEIHLLYGSLGSLTVLGSVKCRMLLTNQ; via the exons ATGTCCAAATCCAAcggagaagaagaagactccCTCCCTCCAAACCATAGGACGAACGCTACTCCAAACTCAAAacctccttcttcttcatccGACGGTCTCGATCGATCCTCCTCCTTCTCCTCGAGCATCTCCGATCAAGACTATGTTTGCCGTTCCTTTTTCGGTGCCAATCCTAATAGATCTCGCGTCCACATCAAGCCTCGGAATGATATAAGTAATAGGGATTCGGATTCTGAAACTGACAAGCTCTTGGTGATCAGTCAAATCGTTGCAAGGAGAATTCGGAGATTTAATCACTCACTCATCCTATATTTG CTCAGTTTCACTTGTATAGTATCTGTACCTTATGCAGCTTATCTACAAAACAGAGTTGCAAAACTTCAG GAAGGGAAAACTAACCTTTGTTGTCTTTGTGGTGATAACTATATTTGTAATGGTTCAATTCCTCATTTTGGTAATGCTGCTAGTAGAACTGTTGCCTTGTATACTGTGGTGTTCACAATCTTTATGCCATTTCTGTTTTTCAAATATCTGGACCGTCTTCCCCCAATCAAAAGACTTTCAGAGAGTACAAAGATTAGCAAAGAGGAGGTTCCCTTGAAGAAGAGAGTTGCATACATGGTGGATGTGTGTTTCTCTATATATCCATATGCAAAGCTGCTTGCACTTCTCTTTGCAACTATATTCCTTATAGGATTTGGTGGGTTGGCATTGTATGCAGTAAGTGAGAGTAGCTTTACTGAAGCTCTTTGGCTTGCCTGGACTTTTGTAGCTGATGCAGGAAATCATGCAGACAGGGTTGGCATTGGGCCAAGGATTGTTTCTGTCTCCATAAGTGCAGGAGGCATGCTTATATTTGCAATGATTCTTGGGCTTGTTTCTGATGCTATCTCAGGGAAGGTGGATTCACTGCGGAAAGGAAAGAGTGAAGTCATTGAAAGGGATCACGTACTTATTCTTGGATGGAGTGAAAAATTG GGTCCACTCTTGAAGCAGCTTGCAATAGCAAACAAGAGCATTGGTGGTGGAGTTGTTGTGGTACTTGCAGAACGAGACAAGGAGGAAATGGAGATAGACATAGCAAAGCTAGAATTTGACTTCATGGGGACATCTGTTATATGCCGAAGTGGCAGTCCTCTTATACTGGCTGACTTAAAGAAG GTCTCAGTTTCAAAGGCACGTGCTATCATTGTATTAGTGTCACATGAAAATTCTGATCTG AGTGATGCACGTGCTTTGAGGGTTGTGCTCAGTCTCACTGGAGTGAAAGAGGGTTTGAGGGGTCATGTTGTTGTGGAGATGAGTGACATTGATAATGAGCCCCTGGTGAAACTTGTTGGAGGGGATCTTATTGAAACAGTAGTTGCACATGATGTAATTGGACGCTTGATGATACAATGTGCTCTACAACCCGGCCTTGCACAG ATATGGGAGAATATATTGGGGTTTGAGAATGCAGAATTTTATATCAAAAGGTGGCCTGAGTTGGATGGTCTGCATTTTAAAGATGTTCTTATTTCATTTCCTGATGCAGTTCCCTGTGGAATTAAGGTGGCTGCTGAAGGCGGAAAGATAGCCATAAATCCAGATGATgattatgttttgaaaaaaGGGGATGAAGTCCTTGTTATAGCTGAAGATGATGACACTTATGCTCCAAATCGCCTTCCAGAG GTACGTAAGGgtctttttccaaaaatagccGACCCTCCAAAATATCCTGAGTGTATATTGTTTTGTGGCTGGCGTCGTGacattgatgatatgattatg GTTCTAGAGGCATGCTTGGCTCCAGGTTCGCAACTGTGGATGTTTAATGAGGTtccagaaaaagaaagagagaagaagctgGCTGATGGTGGACTTGATGTATCTAGATTAGAGAACATAGAACTTGTCCATCATGAGGGGAATGCTGTCATTAGACGGCATTTAGAGAATC
- the LOC126707581 gene encoding protein TIFY 7-like isoform X1 yields MSCSTPRTKDFMRIEDSNSDVEFITEKNRTNPDTSYDMSQTICLFKKYLTRFQQNKRKSNVEESEVFKRRTSRPLLPPKFGSNLNRPASLLEQALLPVLRTDSLQSNSLDGRSSTSQLTIFYNGAINVYDNVSVDRAQAIMLLAGNQSCLSKPVVTEMPKTEVRTPSHPSNLPSINSKLEKGIPMARRFSIQCFLEKRRERVISKCPYALPITKDEEEDNEPTLDNVDESNQNHSFTLSPFPSRLGYFLPVSANKNG; encoded by the exons ATGTCTTGCAGCACTCCTAGAACAAAGGATTTCATGAGAATAGAAGATTCAAACTCAGATGTTGAATTCATCACTGAAAAAAATAGGACCAACCCAGATACATCATATGACATGTCTCAAACTATTtgcttgtttaaaaaatatctcACCAGATTTCAACAGAACAAACGAAAATCAAACGTGGAAGAGTCAGAAGTCTTCAAGAGGCGAACTTCACGCCCTTTATTGCCACCTAAatttggttctaatttgaatcgaCCTGCTTCTTTACTAGAACAAGCATTACTTCCGGTACTtag GACTGATTCATTACAATCAAATTCTCTGGATGGGAGGTCTTCAACATCACAACTCACTATATTCTACAATGGAGCTATTAATGTCTATGACAATGTTTCTGTTGACAGG GCCCAAGCAATTATGCTCCTTGCTGGTAATCAAAGCTGTTTGTCAAAACCTGTTGTCACAGAAATGCCAAAAACAGAAGTGAGAACACCATCTCATCCATCCAACTTACCATCAATTAATAGCAAGTTAGAAAAAG GAATTCCAATGGCAAGAAGGTTTTCCATCCAATGTTTTCTTGAAAAGCGCAGAGAAAG GGTAATAAGCAAATGTCCTTATGCTCTTCCCATCACaaaagatgaggaagaagaCAATGAGCCAACACTAGACAATGTCGATGAGTCCAATCAAAATCATAGCTTTACTCTTTCACCTTTTCCTTCTCGTTTAGGTTATTTTTTACCTGTATCAGCTAATAAAAACGGTTAA